The Actinobacillus succinogenes 130Z region TTTCACCGCCCTGCGTTTAATCGCTTGGACAATGGTAGCGACGACTTGTGTGATGGCGGTGACGGCGCAGAATTTCTGGTTATTATTCGTCAGTATCGGTATTTTCAGCATGTTGAACGCCGCCGGCATGCCGCTAACCGACAGCCTCGCCAACACTTGGCAACAACAGCTGGAACTGGATTACGGCAAAGCACGTCTGCTCGGTTCGCTGGCGTTCACTATCGCGCTGATTACGGTCGGACAACTTATCCGTTTCACCGGCGAACAAAATATTATCTGGATTCTGACCGCACTTTTTGTGTTCTATGCATTGCTGTTAATGCTTAACCCGCACCCCAAACCGCATGACAACGCGGAAAGTGCGGTCAAAAATTCGATCAATTACCGGACATTACTGAAAAATTCGAACCACGCCGGAATGTTGCTCGCGGCCTTTCTCATTCAGGGTTCCCACGCCGGTTATTACGTTTACAGCATGCTTTACTGGAATGAAAACGGCATTCCCGTACAGCTCACCAGTCTGCTATGGGGTTGCGCCGTGGCGGCGGAAATTCTGCTGTTTTTCTTCTCTAAACGCTTATTCGGGCATTGGTCCGTCCGTAATTTAATGTTACTGGCAACCTCCGCCGCCGTCATTCGATGGGCGGTGTACGGCGGCACAACGTCTATTGCATGGCTGGCATTATTACAGACATTTCACGCGCTCACCTTCGCCGTCATGCACTTCGCTATGATCCGTTACATCGCCCGACAACCGCAAAACGCCATCGTCAAATTACAGTCCTTATACAGCGGCTTGGCAAACTGTTTAGGCGTCGCCGTGATGACCATGATCTGCGGAAAAATCTACCCGTTATCGCCGCAAACCATGTTCATCACCATGTCGGCACTGGCGGCAATCGCCTTTTTCGTAATACCGCGAAAGATATAAACCATTTTGCGGATTTATCTGATAGAATCGGGAAGAATTTGCGCAAACGGTTTCGGGCATGGGAAAAGTGCGGTCGGGTTTTTACGGTGTTTTTGAGAATTTTACCGTTTGCAATAAATGAAACAGGCAAAAGTTATGAAGTTATTCCAAGCGTATCAACATGAAGGCGCTGTAACAATCAATAAATTAAAATAATTATGACCAATTTAATCATCATCGACACAGGCTGTGCAAACCTGTCATCTGTAAAATTTGCATTCGACCGTTTGGAGATTCAAACGGAAATTTCACGAGATCTCAATAAAATTCAATCCGCCGATAAACTATTGCTTCCCGGAGTGGGTACGGCTGCGGCGGCGATGCGGATCTTAAAAGAACGTAAGCTGATTGAAACCATTCAAAATGCCACTCAGCCAATGCTTGGGATCTGTTTAGGCATGCAGTTGATGACCGCATTTTCGGAAGAAGGCAATTTGGACACGCTCAACCTAATGAGCGGCAAAACCGAGCTAATCCCAAATACAGGGCTGCCGTTGCCGCATATGGGCTGGAATCGTGTGCGTTATGTGGAAAATCATCCGCTGTTCACCGGTATCGAGCAAGACAGCCATTTCTATTTTGTGCATAGTTATGCGGTGTTACCGAATGAAAATACGATTGCAACGAGTAATTACGGCGTGGATTTCTCGGCGGCGATTGCTAACAAAAACTTCTACGGCGTGCAGTTTCACCCTGAAAGATCGGGGAAAAACGGGGCGTTGTTGTTGAAAAATTTTGTGGAGAATCTGTAATGTCTTATATTCTGGCGGTTAAAGTCGCCCAAGCGGAAACACTCTCGCTTTCCGACGGTTCCGACATTGTAACGGCAATCCGGAAAAAAGCGGTGAATAACGTACGGGTTCACCGACTTGGTGCGCAAGGCAATGATGTGGCCGACAAAAAACATCACGGCGGTACGGATAAAGCCTTGTTTTTTATGGCGCAAAAATCTTTAGAAAAACTGACCGCACTTTTGCGCTTAAATTACGATTATTTGCAGGATTCCCGTTTCGGCGAAAATTTTGTAGTGTCGGAATTAGATGAAAACAGCGTTTGTATCGGCGATCGGTATCGCATTGGTTCTGCCCTTGTGGAAGTGTGTCAACCGCGTAAACCCTGCAATACCTTATCAAAAAATACCGAAATGCCGGAAACCCGCAAAACCGTAGTGGAAACGGGCTTAGTCGGCTGGTATGTGCGGGTGTTGCAAAGCGGCGTCATTTCACCGGG contains the following coding sequences:
- a CDS encoding 3-phenylpropionate MFS transporter, with protein sequence MQLSPFNWLAFAFFGYFLAYGVLVPYLPVWVKSHAYDAEFVGIILSSSYFFRFIGSFFFGRMIKHSHQLFTALRLIAWTMVATTCVMAVTAQNFWLLFVSIGIFSMLNAAGMPLTDSLANTWQQQLELDYGKARLLGSLAFTIALITVGQLIRFTGEQNIIWILTALFVFYALLLMLNPHPKPHDNAESAVKNSINYRTLLKNSNHAGMLLAAFLIQGSHAGYYVYSMLYWNENGIPVQLTSLLWGCAVAAEILLFFFSKRLFGHWSVRNLMLLATSAAVIRWAVYGGTTSIAWLALLQTFHALTFAVMHFAMIRYIARQPQNAIVKLQSLYSGLANCLGVAVMTMICGKIYPLSPQTMFITMSALAAIAFFVIPRKI
- the hisH gene encoding imidazole glycerol phosphate synthase subunit HisH, whose product is MTNLIIIDTGCANLSSVKFAFDRLEIQTEISRDLNKIQSADKLLLPGVGTAAAAMRILKERKLIETIQNATQPMLGICLGMQLMTAFSEEGNLDTLNLMSGKTELIPNTGLPLPHMGWNRVRYVENHPLFTGIEQDSHFYFVHSYAVLPNENTIATSNYGVDFSAAIANKNFYGVQFHPERSGKNGALLLKNFVENL
- a CDS encoding MOSC domain-containing protein; translation: MSYILAVKVAQAETLSLSDGSDIVTAIRKKAVNNVRVHRLGAQGNDVADKKHHGGTDKALFFMAQKSLEKLTALLRLNYDYLQDSRFGENFVVSELDENSVCIGDRYRIGSALVEVCQPRKPCNTLSKNTEMPETRKTVVETGLVGWYVRVLQSGVISPGDKLELIKRPYPEMTVAVVHGLLSQPAKDLDKTVLDKAIDCPPLAEGYKKTLYKQADKLAQKSSESAFFNTPEF